Proteins from a single region of Streptomyces sp. Tu 3180:
- a CDS encoding carbohydrate ABC transporter permease has protein sequence MITEEATQAAPAPAPTAPEPPRPAKRRRAWDEAPRWQIYLPLGIYLVFTLIPFYWILLFALRPAGSTSLVPWPMTFDHFEKVWTDRSFGTFFANSVLVGVATLVMTTLVALAGGYALARFDFRIKRGFMLALLCSQFVPGALLLVPLFEIFAELQMINSLGSVIIAETVFQLPLSMILISNFIKNVPYSLEEAAWVDGCNRMKAFLVIVLPLLRPGLIAVGSFAFVHSWNHFLFALMFLNNQEKQTIPVGLNTLMSADSVDLGALAAGGIIAAVPVVIVFAFIQKWLITGFSAGAVKG, from the coding sequence GTGATCACCGAAGAGGCCACGCAGGCCGCCCCCGCCCCCGCGCCCACCGCCCCCGAACCGCCCCGCCCGGCGAAGCGGCGCCGGGCCTGGGACGAGGCGCCCCGCTGGCAGATCTACCTCCCGCTGGGCATCTACCTGGTCTTCACCCTCATCCCGTTCTACTGGATCCTGCTCTTCGCGCTGCGCCCGGCCGGCTCGACCTCGCTCGTGCCCTGGCCGATGACCTTCGACCACTTCGAGAAGGTCTGGACGGACCGCAGCTTCGGCACCTTCTTCGCCAACAGCGTGCTGGTCGGCGTCGCCACCCTGGTCATGACGACGCTGGTCGCCCTGGCCGGCGGCTACGCCCTCGCCCGGTTCGACTTCAGGATCAAGCGGGGCTTCATGCTCGCCCTGCTGTGCTCCCAGTTCGTGCCCGGCGCGCTGCTGCTGGTCCCGCTGTTCGAGATCTTCGCCGAACTGCAGATGATCAACTCCCTCGGCAGCGTCATCATCGCCGAGACGGTCTTCCAGCTGCCGCTGTCGATGATCCTGATCAGCAACTTCATCAAGAACGTGCCGTACTCCCTGGAAGAGGCCGCCTGGGTCGACGGCTGCAACCGGATGAAGGCCTTCCTGGTCATCGTCCTGCCACTGCTGCGGCCCGGCCTGATCGCCGTCGGCTCCTTCGCCTTCGTCCACTCCTGGAACCACTTCCTGTTCGCCCTGATGTTCCTCAACAACCAGGAGAAGCAGACCATCCCGGTCGGCCTCAACACCCTGATGAGCGCGGACAGCGTCGACCTCGGCGCGCTCGCCGCGGGCGGCATCATCGCGGCCGTCCCCGTCGTGATCGTGTTCGCCTTCATCCAGAAGTGGCTGATCACCGGGTTCAGCGCGGGGGCGGTGAAGGGATGA
- a CDS encoding TIGR03086 family metal-binding protein produces MSDIPLDLGPQARIVARLAERVTDEQLAHGTPCPGYAVRNLLGHLLGLAVAFRDAGRKDLGATTDTSPDSVVPDIGPGGRGELSGALGQLADAWRDPAAWTGMTRAGGVDLPGEAAGAVAADELVIHGWDLARATGQEYTPDPAALRSVYDFLVATADDPDRGGVFGPVVPVPPDAPLLDRAVGLSGRDPGWKRSV; encoded by the coding sequence ATGAGCGACATCCCCCTCGACCTCGGACCGCAGGCGCGGATCGTGGCGCGTCTCGCCGAGCGCGTCACCGACGAGCAGCTGGCGCACGGCACGCCCTGCCCGGGGTACGCGGTGCGCAACCTGCTGGGCCATCTCCTCGGGCTGGCCGTCGCCTTCCGCGACGCCGGGCGCAAGGACCTCGGCGCCACCACCGACACCAGCCCGGACTCCGTCGTGCCGGACATCGGTCCCGGCGGGCGCGGGGAACTGTCCGGGGCGCTCGGCCAACTCGCCGACGCGTGGCGCGACCCCGCCGCCTGGACCGGCATGACCCGGGCCGGGGGCGTGGACCTGCCGGGCGAGGCCGCCGGCGCCGTCGCCGCCGACGAACTGGTGATCCACGGCTGGGACCTGGCCCGCGCGACCGGCCAGGAGTACACGCCCGACCCCGCCGCGCTCCGCTCGGTGTACGACTTCCTCGTCGCGACGGCCGACGACCCCGACCGCGGCGGTGTCTTCGGCCCGGTCGTCCCGGTCCCGCCCGACGCCCCGCTGCTGGACCGTGCGGTCGGGCTGAGCGGACGCGACCCGGGCTGGAAGCGGTCCGTCTGA
- a CDS encoding triacylglycerol lipase, producing the protein MSTLLAFTSAAPVHAADASTFGPSSHPVLFVHGYNSSGSYWNTMAEAFRADGWPSSHLDQWSYDWRQSNATTAQQLAAEVDRLLVATGASKVDIVTHSMGGLSSRYYAKNLGGSGKTDAWVSLAGPNHGTDWADGCGYASCFEMRIGSAFLTSLNSGDETPGAPRHGTWWSPCDTVINPDSSVSLSGATNTRTACLGHVAIGSDPAVYGQVRDFVNG; encoded by the coding sequence GTGAGCACTCTGCTTGCGTTCACGTCCGCCGCTCCGGTCCACGCCGCCGATGCATCGACTTTCGGCCCGTCCAGCCACCCCGTCCTGTTCGTCCACGGATACAACTCGTCCGGCTCCTACTGGAACACCATGGCCGAGGCCTTCCGGGCCGACGGCTGGCCGTCGTCCCACCTGGACCAGTGGAGCTACGACTGGCGGCAGTCCAACGCCACCACCGCCCAGCAGCTGGCCGCCGAGGTGGATCGCCTGCTCGTGGCCACCGGCGCATCCAAGGTCGACATCGTCACCCACTCCATGGGCGGGCTGTCCAGCCGGTACTACGCCAAGAACCTGGGAGGCAGCGGAAAGACCGACGCCTGGGTCTCGCTGGCCGGTCCCAACCACGGCACCGACTGGGCCGACGGGTGCGGCTACGCCTCCTGCTTCGAGATGCGCATCGGGTCCGCCTTCCTCACCTCGCTGAACTCCGGGGACGAGACCCCGGGCGCCCCGCGCCACGGCACCTGGTGGTCGCCCTGCGACACCGTCATCAACCCGGACAGCAGTGTCTCCCTGAGCGGTGCGACGAACACCCGGACCGCCTGTCTCGGTCACGTGGCCATCGGCTCGGATCCGGCCGTCTACGGCCAGGTGCGCGACTTCGTCAACGGCTGA
- a CDS encoding Gfo/Idh/MocA family oxidoreductase, whose product MTAPSAPPTPSRTGAGDPLPVVLAGARGHGRWHVDNIRRLESEGLVRLVGVCELTPLTEDEFQGELPEQSADFGALLDSTGARVAVICTPIPTHTDLALQAAGRGVHILLEKPPAPSYAEFRRMADGVAAAGVACQIGFQSLGSHAVPAIRELVAGGAIGRTVGIGGAGAWVRGEDYFRRAPWAGRRRLNGADVVDGALTNPLAHAVATALALGDSTRAEDVTGIETELLRANDIESDDTSCVRVTTARGGPVTVAATLCAERAAEPYVLVHGTSGRVTFWYKQDRVLLQRADHGPEELEFGRTDLLENLVAHLTDGTPLLVPPDRTGAFMKVVEAIRRAPDPAPLPAGAWHRVPGENRRVVPGVDGLVAAAADTLSLYSELGAPWARPAGHLPKEVSTR is encoded by the coding sequence ATGACGGCACCGTCGGCACCCCCGACGCCCTCCCGGACGGGAGCCGGCGATCCCCTGCCCGTCGTCCTCGCGGGCGCGCGCGGCCACGGCCGCTGGCACGTCGACAACATCCGCCGCCTCGAGAGCGAGGGCCTCGTACGCCTGGTCGGCGTCTGCGAGCTCACCCCGCTGACCGAGGACGAGTTCCAAGGCGAACTCCCCGAGCAGTCGGCCGACTTCGGTGCCCTGCTGGACTCCACCGGCGCCAGGGTCGCGGTGATCTGCACCCCGATCCCGACCCACACCGACCTGGCGCTCCAGGCGGCCGGACGGGGCGTCCACATCCTGCTCGAAAAGCCCCCGGCGCCGTCGTACGCCGAGTTCCGGCGCATGGCCGACGGGGTCGCCGCGGCCGGCGTCGCCTGCCAGATCGGCTTCCAGTCGCTGGGCTCGCACGCCGTGCCCGCGATCCGCGAGCTGGTCGCGGGCGGCGCCATCGGCCGGACGGTCGGGATCGGCGGGGCCGGGGCCTGGGTGCGCGGCGAGGACTACTTCCGGCGGGCGCCCTGGGCGGGCCGGCGGCGGCTGAACGGCGCCGACGTGGTCGACGGCGCGCTCACCAACCCGCTCGCCCACGCCGTCGCCACCGCCCTCGCGCTCGGCGACAGCACCCGCGCCGAGGACGTCACCGGCATCGAGACCGAGCTGCTGCGCGCCAACGACATCGAGTCCGACGACACCTCCTGCGTCCGCGTCACCACCGCGCGGGGCGGACCGGTCACCGTCGCCGCGACGCTGTGCGCCGAACGGGCCGCCGAACCGTACGTCCTGGTGCACGGCACCAGCGGCCGCGTCACCTTCTGGTACAAGCAGGACCGCGTGCTGCTCCAGCGCGCGGACCACGGCCCGGAAGAGCTCGAGTTCGGCCGCACCGACCTGCTGGAGAACCTCGTCGCCCACCTCACCGACGGCACCCCCCTGCTGGTCCCGCCGGACCGCACGGGCGCCTTCATGAAGGTCGTCGAGGCGATCCGGCGGGCCCCCGACCCGGCCCCGCTGCCCGCCGGCGCCTGGCACCGCGTCCCCGGCGAGAACCGCCGTGTCGTGCCCGGCGTCGACGGACTCGTCGCGGCCGCCGCCGACACCCTGTCCCTCTACTCCGAGCTGGGCGCTCCCTGGGCGCGGCCCGCCGGGCACCTGCCGAAAGAGGTGAGCACCCGATGA
- the araD gene encoding L-arabinonate dehydratase: MSAPAERRKRPEELRSHQWYGSGVSSGLRSFSHRARTRQLGYLPEEHLGKPVIAILNTWSDINPCHVHLRDRAQAVKRGVWQAGGFPLEFPVSTLSETFQKPTPMLYRNLLALETEELLRSYPVDGAVLMGGCDKSTPALLMGAASADLPAVFVPAGPMLPGHWRGETLGSGTDMWKYWDDRRAGVIGDCEMQELESGLARSPGHCMTMGTASTLTAAAEALGVTVPGASSIPAVDSGHDRMAAKAGMTIVDLVHKDRRLSDILTAEAFEDAVTTVLGLGGSTNAVIHLIAMAGRAGVKLTLDDFDRIARTVPVLANVRPGGRTYLMEDFHFAGGLPGFLSRIPDLLHLERPTVCHDTLREQIAGARVHDDDVIRPRDNPVADEGGVAVLRGNLCPDGAVIKHIAAEPHLLKHTGPAVVFDDYKEMQRTINDPALNITADHVLVLRNAGPKGGPGMPEYGMLPLPDHLLKQGVRDMVRISDARMSGTSYGACVLHVAPESYVGGPLALVRTGDSITLDVENRTLRLNVDDEELERRRARWTPPPVRYERGYGALYQDQITQADTGCDFEFLARPGEVQDPYAG, from the coding sequence ATGAGCGCCCCCGCAGAGCGGCGCAAGCGGCCCGAGGAGCTGCGCAGCCACCAGTGGTACGGCAGCGGCGTCTCGTCGGGCCTGCGCTCCTTCAGCCACCGCGCCCGCACCCGCCAGCTCGGCTACCTGCCCGAGGAGCACCTCGGCAAGCCCGTCATCGCGATCCTCAACACCTGGTCCGACATCAACCCCTGCCACGTCCACCTGCGGGACCGCGCGCAGGCCGTGAAGCGCGGGGTGTGGCAGGCCGGCGGCTTCCCGCTGGAGTTCCCGGTCTCCACCCTCAGCGAGACCTTCCAGAAGCCGACCCCGATGCTCTACCGCAACCTCCTCGCCCTGGAGACCGAGGAGCTGCTGCGGTCCTACCCGGTCGACGGGGCCGTGCTGATGGGCGGCTGCGACAAGTCCACGCCCGCCCTGCTGATGGGCGCGGCCAGCGCCGACCTGCCCGCCGTCTTCGTGCCGGCCGGGCCGATGCTCCCCGGTCACTGGCGCGGGGAGACCCTCGGCTCCGGCACCGACATGTGGAAGTACTGGGACGACAGGCGGGCCGGCGTCATCGGCGACTGCGAGATGCAGGAGCTGGAGAGCGGCCTGGCCCGCTCGCCCGGCCACTGCATGACGATGGGCACGGCGTCCACGCTGACCGCAGCCGCCGAGGCCCTCGGCGTGACGGTCCCGGGCGCGTCCAGCATCCCGGCCGTCGACTCCGGGCACGACCGGATGGCCGCGAAGGCGGGCATGACGATCGTCGACCTGGTCCACAAGGACCGGAGGCTGAGCGACATCCTCACCGCGGAGGCGTTCGAGGACGCGGTGACGACCGTCCTCGGGCTCGGCGGCTCCACCAACGCCGTGATCCACCTGATCGCCATGGCCGGGCGCGCGGGGGTGAAGCTCACCCTCGACGACTTCGACCGCATCGCCCGCACCGTCCCGGTGCTGGCCAACGTGCGGCCCGGCGGACGGACGTACCTGATGGAGGACTTCCACTTCGCGGGCGGTCTGCCCGGGTTCCTCTCCCGGATCCCGGACCTGCTCCACCTGGAGAGGCCCACCGTCTGCCACGACACCCTGCGCGAGCAGATCGCCGGCGCGCGGGTGCACGACGACGACGTCATCCGGCCGCGCGACAACCCGGTCGCGGACGAGGGCGGGGTGGCCGTGCTGCGCGGCAACCTCTGCCCGGACGGCGCCGTCATCAAGCACATCGCCGCCGAACCGCACCTGCTGAAGCACACCGGTCCCGCCGTCGTCTTCGACGACTACAAGGAGATGCAGCGCACCATCAACGACCCGGCGCTGAACATCACCGCCGACCACGTGCTGGTGCTGCGCAACGCCGGCCCCAAGGGCGGCCCGGGCATGCCCGAGTACGGGATGCTGCCGCTGCCCGACCACCTGCTCAAGCAGGGCGTGCGGGACATGGTGCGGATCTCCGACGCCCGCATGAGCGGCACGAGCTACGGCGCGTGCGTGCTGCACGTGGCCCCCGAGTCGTACGTCGGCGGACCGCTGGCCCTGGTGCGCACCGGGGACTCCATCACCCTCGACGTGGAGAACCGGACCCTGCGGCTCAACGTGGACGACGAGGAGCTGGAGCGCCGCAGGGCGCGGTGGACGCCGCCGCCCGTGCGCTACGAACGCGGCTACGGCGCGCTCTACCAGGACCAGATCACCCAGGCCGACACCGGCTGCGACTTCGAGTTCCTCGCCCGGCCGGGCGAGGTGCAGGACCCGTACGCGGGCTGA
- a CDS encoding PmoA family protein, translated as MSGNDSVVLSVAGRPVGRYVIRPELPARLSPRPYLHPVTTLAGTAVTELSPADHAHHLGVGVAVPDVEGHNFWGGRTFVRDRGPTELDNHGSQRHTSFQLRDPDGFVEELRWVAAPGELLRERRTVAATRLTDRAWALDLTFSLTNVTSAPLSLGSPATNGRPGAAYGGFFWRARKEEAAPDVFTADARGEGEVHGRRADWLALAGSTWTLVFAGATGATRRDPWFVRTAEYPGVGSSLAHDARLPVPPGGTTVRRIVTVVADGRLGRDEAAALVRKAVSP; from the coding sequence ATGAGCGGCAACGACTCCGTGGTCCTGAGCGTCGCGGGCCGGCCGGTCGGCCGGTACGTCATCCGGCCCGAACTGCCGGCCCGGCTCTCCCCGCGCCCCTACCTGCACCCCGTCACCACCCTGGCCGGCACGGCGGTCACCGAGCTGAGCCCCGCCGACCACGCACACCACCTCGGCGTCGGTGTCGCCGTTCCCGACGTCGAGGGGCACAACTTCTGGGGCGGGCGCACCTTCGTCCGCGACCGGGGCCCGACCGAGCTGGACAACCACGGCTCCCAGCGCCACACCTCCTTCCAGCTGCGCGACCCCGACGGCTTCGTCGAGGAGCTGCGCTGGGTCGCCGCCCCCGGCGAGCTGCTGCGCGAGCGCCGCACGGTCGCGGCCACCCGCCTCACCGACCGCGCCTGGGCGCTGGACCTCACCTTCTCCCTCACCAACGTCACCTCCGCCCCGCTCTCCCTCGGCAGCCCCGCCACCAACGGCCGCCCCGGCGCCGCCTACGGCGGCTTCTTCTGGCGGGCCCGCAAGGAGGAGGCGGCACCGGACGTCTTCACCGCCGACGCGCGGGGCGAGGGCGAGGTCCACGGCCGCCGCGCGGACTGGCTCGCCCTGGCCGGCTCCACCTGGACGCTGGTCTTCGCCGGGGCCACCGGAGCGACCCGCCGCGACCCCTGGTTCGTGCGCACCGCCGAGTACCCGGGCGTCGGTTCCTCCCTCGCCCACGACGCGCGGCTGCCGGTCCCGCCCGGCGGGACGACGGTCCGCCGGATCGTCACCGTCGTCGCCGACGGCCGCCTCGGCCGGGACGAGGCGGCGGCCCTGGTCCGCAAGGCGGTGAGCCCGTGA
- a CDS encoding sugar ABC transporter permease — protein sequence MAQAAAVAKPPAPPRRRRASATPRRLPYLLIAPAALLMLGFIAYPVISVFYYSLQNYNPTKPWRNGYAGLDNFVRIFTEDPLFWDTLVFSAKWVFVEVGLQLLFGLALALIVNQTFVGRGLGRALVFSPWAVSGVLTSAIWVLLYNSQTGITRYLADLGIGDYGTSWLSDTSTVFPAAVVADLWRGVPFFAILILADLQSVSKDLYEAAEVDGASRIKQFWHITLPHLKDAIILSTLLRAVWEFNNVDLLYTLTGGGPAGETTTLPLYIANTSVDAHNFGYASALTTVAFVILLFCSMVYLRLSKFGGESK from the coding sequence ATGGCCCAAGCCGCAGCCGTGGCGAAACCGCCCGCGCCACCCCGGCGGCGCCGTGCCTCCGCCACGCCCCGCAGACTCCCGTACCTGCTGATCGCGCCGGCCGCCCTGCTGATGCTGGGGTTCATCGCCTACCCGGTCATCAGCGTCTTCTACTACAGCCTGCAGAACTACAACCCCACCAAGCCGTGGCGGAACGGCTACGCGGGCCTCGACAACTTCGTCCGCATCTTCACCGAGGACCCGCTGTTCTGGGACACGCTGGTCTTCAGCGCCAAGTGGGTCTTCGTCGAGGTCGGCCTCCAGCTGCTGTTCGGGCTCGCGCTGGCCCTCATCGTCAACCAGACCTTCGTCGGCCGGGGCCTCGGCCGCGCCCTGGTCTTCTCCCCGTGGGCCGTCTCCGGCGTGCTGACCTCCGCGATCTGGGTGCTGCTCTACAACTCCCAGACGGGCATCACCCGTTACCTCGCGGACCTGGGCATCGGCGACTACGGGACCAGCTGGCTGTCGGACACCTCCACCGTCTTCCCGGCGGCGGTCGTCGCCGACCTGTGGCGCGGCGTCCCCTTCTTCGCGATCCTCATCCTCGCCGACCTCCAGTCCGTCTCCAAGGACCTCTACGAGGCCGCCGAGGTCGACGGCGCCAGCCGCATCAAGCAGTTCTGGCACATCACGCTGCCGCACCTGAAGGACGCCATCATCCTGTCCACGCTGCTGCGCGCGGTGTGGGAGTTCAACAACGTCGACCTGCTCTACACGCTGACCGGCGGCGGACCCGCGGGCGAGACCACGACGCTGCCGCTGTACATCGCCAACACCTCGGTCGACGCCCACAACTTCGGCTACGCGTCGGCCCTGACCACGGTCGCGTTCGTGATCCTGCTCTTCTGCTCGATGGTCTACCTGCGGCTGAGCAAGTTCGGAGGCGAAAGCAAGTGA
- a CDS encoding LysR family transcriptional regulator, whose translation MSLRRFEYALAVAEAGSVTAAAAESLHVAQPSVSQQIRGLERELGVTLFARTPTGLVPTAAGRAFLRDAEVAVRAARRAKATARAGAEELGGELVVVAQMGLGTRQLPGALGALRRRFPRLEVTVFEEADPVELERLARRGVVDLGLIAGPCREELYEGHHLGDEEFVVVTSPEHAQLAAERVELRVLEREPWIRFDHDSALDAVLRDVLRDNELAPVTVARVSQTATAVRWAAQGLGVTLVPTSAVPPGFEHLTRPVSPAVSLPTVAAVRPGAGPAETALLEFLRQERWNCTGFSGSGSGPAHNWVTPPSSTNSAPVV comes from the coding sequence GTGAGTCTTCGTCGGTTCGAGTACGCCCTGGCCGTGGCCGAGGCGGGTTCGGTGACGGCGGCGGCGGCGGAGTCGTTGCACGTCGCTCAGCCGTCGGTGTCCCAGCAGATCCGCGGCCTGGAGCGGGAGCTCGGCGTGACGCTGTTCGCCCGCACGCCGACCGGGCTGGTGCCCACCGCGGCAGGTCGCGCGTTCCTGCGGGACGCGGAGGTCGCCGTGAGGGCGGCGCGGCGGGCGAAGGCGACGGCGCGGGCCGGTGCCGAGGAGCTGGGGGGCGAGCTGGTGGTCGTGGCGCAGATGGGTCTGGGCACGCGGCAGCTGCCGGGCGCGCTGGGCGCGTTGCGCCGCCGCTTCCCGCGGCTGGAGGTCACCGTCTTCGAGGAGGCGGACCCCGTCGAGCTGGAGCGGCTGGCGCGCCGGGGCGTGGTGGACCTGGGACTGATCGCCGGGCCGTGCCGGGAGGAGCTGTACGAGGGCCACCACCTCGGCGACGAGGAGTTCGTCGTGGTGACGAGCCCCGAGCACGCGCAGCTCGCCGCGGAACGGGTCGAGCTGCGCGTGCTGGAGCGGGAACCGTGGATCAGGTTCGATCACGACAGCGCGCTCGACGCCGTGCTCCGGGACGTGCTGCGGGACAACGAGCTGGCTCCGGTCACGGTCGCCCGCGTGTCGCAGACGGCGACGGCGGTGCGCTGGGCCGCCCAGGGGCTGGGGGTGACGCTCGTTCCGACCTCCGCGGTGCCTCCCGGGTTCGAGCACCTCACGCGTCCCGTCTCTCCCGCCGTCTCCCTGCCCACCGTCGCCGCCGTCCGGCCCGGCGCGGGGCCGGCGGAAACGGCCCTGCTGGAATTCCTGCGGCAGGAGAGGTGGAACTGCACCGGTTTTTCCGGCAGCGGGTCAGGGCCTGCTCACAACTGGGTGACGCCTCCGTCGAGCACCAATTCGGCGCCCGTGGTGTAA
- a CDS encoding dihydrodipicolinate synthase family protein, whose protein sequence is MTTTFETQRAALADVVAIPVTPFAEDGSVDPGTYRALLRRLLDGGITTLTPNGNTGEFYALTPEERRLVTELTVDEAGDGPAVLVGVGHDVPTAVASARHARDLGAQMVMVHQPVHPYVSQSGWVDYHRAIAEAVPELGVVPYIRNAQLTGARLAELADACPNVIGVKYAVPDAAKFAAFSRDAGLDRFVWVAGLAEPYAPSYFSAGATGFTSGLVNVAPAVSLNMIEALRAGDYPAAMKVWEQIRRFEELRAANGSANNVTVVKEALASLGLCRREVRPPSRPLPESERAEVAAIAAGWSI, encoded by the coding sequence ATGACGACGACGTTCGAGACCCAGCGGGCGGCCCTGGCCGACGTGGTGGCGATCCCGGTGACCCCGTTCGCCGAGGACGGCTCCGTCGACCCCGGCACCTACCGGGCCCTGCTGCGTCGTCTCCTCGACGGCGGCATCACGACCCTCACCCCCAACGGCAACACCGGTGAGTTCTACGCCCTGACCCCCGAAGAGCGCCGCCTGGTCACCGAGTTGACCGTCGACGAGGCCGGCGACGGCCCGGCGGTCCTGGTCGGCGTCGGACACGACGTGCCGACCGCCGTCGCCTCCGCGCGGCACGCCCGCGACCTGGGCGCCCAGATGGTGATGGTGCACCAGCCCGTCCACCCCTACGTCTCGCAGAGCGGCTGGGTCGACTACCACCGCGCCATCGCCGAGGCCGTGCCCGAGCTGGGCGTGGTGCCGTACATCCGCAACGCGCAGCTCACCGGCGCCCGGCTCGCCGAACTCGCCGACGCCTGCCCCAACGTCATCGGGGTGAAGTACGCCGTGCCGGACGCGGCGAAGTTCGCCGCCTTCTCCCGGGACGCCGGCCTCGACCGGTTCGTGTGGGTGGCGGGGCTCGCGGAGCCCTACGCCCCGTCCTACTTCTCGGCGGGCGCCACCGGATTCACCTCCGGGCTGGTCAACGTCGCCCCGGCCGTCTCGCTGAACATGATCGAGGCGCTGCGCGCCGGCGACTACCCGGCCGCCATGAAGGTGTGGGAGCAGATCCGCCGCTTCGAGGAACTGCGCGCCGCCAACGGCTCCGCCAACAACGTCACCGTCGTCAAGGAGGCCCTCGCCTCCCTCGGGCTGTGCCGCCGCGAGGTCCGCCCGCCGAGCAGGCCCCTGCCGGAGAGCGAGCGCGCCGAGGTCGCCGCCATCGCCGCGGGGTGGTCCATATGA
- a CDS encoding GntR family transcriptional regulator gives MTSVPTPIPSRTQYVLEEIKRRILTGRLTPGQALVETDLAAQFGVSKTPVREALKTLAGTGLVVMSQYKGVTVRMVDADMAREVYDVRLLLEPEALRRAVRRGASLDAARDALTRADEADDTAERSLANREFHRALYLPCGNPLLGRMLDEVRDQAALVSAVAWAAEPSWEREASEHREILRLALGGDADGAARALYAHIVSFVRRAFPEAGFEIPETPEAPELPAAQEEDGQA, from the coding sequence ATGACCTCTGTGCCCACCCCGATCCCCTCCCGCACGCAGTACGTGCTGGAGGAGATCAAACGCCGCATCCTCACCGGCCGGTTGACGCCGGGCCAGGCCCTGGTCGAGACCGACCTCGCCGCGCAGTTCGGGGTGTCCAAGACCCCGGTGCGCGAGGCGCTCAAGACCCTGGCCGGCACCGGTCTGGTCGTGATGAGCCAGTACAAGGGCGTCACGGTGCGCATGGTCGACGCGGACATGGCGCGCGAGGTCTACGACGTGCGCCTGCTCCTCGAACCCGAGGCGCTCAGGCGCGCCGTGCGGCGCGGCGCCTCCCTCGACGCCGCCCGGGACGCGCTGACCCGGGCCGACGAGGCCGACGACACCGCCGAACGGTCGCTCGCCAACCGCGAGTTCCACCGCGCCCTCTACCTGCCGTGCGGCAATCCGCTGCTCGGCCGGATGCTCGACGAGGTCCGCGACCAGGCCGCCCTGGTCTCCGCCGTCGCCTGGGCCGCCGAACCCTCCTGGGAGCGGGAGGCCAGCGAGCACCGCGAGATCCTGCGGCTCGCCCTCGGCGGGGACGCCGACGGCGCGGCGCGCGCCCTGTACGCGCACATCGTGTCGTTCGTGCGACGGGCGTTCCCCGAAGCGGGATTCGAGATCCCGGAAACCCCGGAGGCCCCGGAACTCCCGGCGGCCCAGGAAGAGGACGGTCAGGCATGA
- a CDS encoding MBL fold metallo-hydrolase, with translation MRHTERPARPRPDRPCSGCLPRRGGAEEWADAGTGTFAELRRHTDPARTDAVWISHLHADHSADPLTAFHGLAHGGLTPPAPVPVYAPDGCAQRVAGFLGRPDAGFLGGILDVRPLHDGHVARHGGLTLTARAVVHDGAAHGLRAECAGRVLAHSGDSGPCPALTEPARGADLFLCGADVDEHRDSERVHLTPEDAGATARAAGAERLLVAHAWPTLTPEAATAREGRTHAV, from the coding sequence GTGAGGCACACGGAGCGCCCCGCGCGCCCCCGCCCGGACCGCCCCTGCTCCGGGTGTCTGCCGCGCCGCGGCGGGGCCGAGGAGTGGGCGGACGCCGGGACCGGGACGTTCGCGGAGTTGCGGCGGCACACCGATCCGGCGCGCACCGACGCCGTGTGGATCTCGCACCTGCACGCGGACCACAGTGCCGATCCGCTCACGGCGTTCCACGGCCTCGCCCACGGCGGGCTCACCCCGCCCGCGCCGGTCCCCGTCTACGCGCCGGACGGTTGCGCGCAGCGCGTCGCCGGGTTCCTCGGGCGCCCGGACGCCGGCTTCCTGGGCGGGATCCTCGACGTCCGGCCGTTGCACGACGGGCACGTCGCCCGGCACGGCGGTCTCACCCTCACCGCCCGCGCCGTCGTGCACGACGGCGCGGCCCACGGGCTGCGCGCCGAGTGCGCGGGGCGGGTCCTCGCCCACTCCGGGGACAGCGGCCCGTGCCCCGCGCTCACCGAACCGGCCCGCGGCGCCGACCTGTTCCTGTGCGGGGCCGACGTCGACGAGCATCGCGACAGCGAACGGGTCCACCTGACCCCCGAGGACGCCGGGGCCACGGCCCGGGCGGCGGGTGCGGAACGGCTGCTCGTGGCCCATGCCTGGCCCACGCTCACCCCCGAGGCCGCCACCGCCCGGGAGGGCCGCACGCACGCCGTGTGA